The Canis lupus dingo isolate Sandy chromosome 18, ASM325472v2, whole genome shotgun sequence genome includes the window TATTGTTATCATTTGTATATGGATGTTGGCtggaatgaaagaacagaacaacaTATCTAAATTTTGCAGAAACCGAATGCGAGTGTGTGGTCTTTCCCTAGTGAGCTGAGAGGCCCTGACTCTGATTCAATATAGACAGTTGTTCATTAAATTCAAAGGCTGATCTGTTTGTCCCCCaatttcctcttcctccatcaCTCTGTTTACTACCTTGTTGTATTCTCTCATGTGTGAAAGACTTCATTAACACGTTTATTGCTCATAAACttaggagaagaaaatatttacaccGAATGCAAGTTTAAGCAAACTAAGTGTGTAACAAATGACCAGAAGAAACCATACTTCACTAACTGAATTCATCCTGTTGGGATTAGCAGACACAATGGAGCTACAGGTCatcctctttttgctttttctggtgATTTACACACTTACAGTTTTGGGGAATGTTGGGATGATCCTCTTAATCAGGACTGATTCCCAACTTCACACACCCATGTATTTCTTCCTGGCTAACTTGTCCTTTGTGGATGTTTGTTACTCCTCCACCATCACCCCAAAGATGCTGATAGACTTATTGTCAGAGAAGAAAACCATCTCCTTTGCTGGCTGCTTCCTGCAATTGTACTTCTTCATCGCCTTGGCCACAACTGAATGCATCCTCTTTGGGTtaatggcctatgaccgctatgtggccatatGCAACCCACTACTTTACTCCTTGATCATGTCCAGGACTGTATGCCTCAAAATGGCAGCAGGGGCTTTTACAGCAGGATTCTTGAACTCCATGGTTAACACAAGTTATATAAGCAGCTTGCCATTCTGCAGTTCCAATGTCATTCACCACTTCTTCTGTGACAGCCCTCCACTTTTTAGACTCTCATGTTCTGACACACGCCTGAATGAAAGCATCTTTTCCACATTTGCTGGTATGAATATGGTCGGGGCTTTGTTGGTCATCCTGACCTCTTATTCCTACATTCTGTTTTCAATCTTCCATATGCATTCAGGGGAGGGGAAGCGCAAAGCATTCTCAACCTGTGGCTCTCACTTGACAGCTTTAACTCTGTTCTATGCCACCGCCATCTACACCTATCTGAGACCTAGTTCCAGCTACTCCCTGGATAAGGACAAAGTGGCTTCTGTGTTCTACACAGTGGTGATCCCCATGTTGAATCCTCTGATCTACAGCCTCAGGAATAGAGAAGTAAAGAAAGCTTTATGGAATGTAACTATCAGGACAAGGATTCCCTTCATTTCTCTGATCTCCTTAGTAAATTTTCTGAACTAGGTATTAAATAAACTTTCTAGGTTGATTGAATCTTAGATTTTTCATTAGGATATTTCTAAGTATGTTAACTCACTTGCGTGCACCCAATTAGATATAAAGTAAATCATCAATCTTATATATGGACCTAGGACTTTCatctaatttctctttatttttgctgggtctttaaaaaatagggcttatttttaatgaaatcttgGTTAGAGAATGAAAGAGATTCAGTATTTACATTCAAAAGTAAATATATCAATGAAAAAAAGCCATGTAGAATAATTGTaatcattgaattattttttttcttatgcaatTTATTCTACCATTTTGTGGTGTGTAGAGATTGTTACATATCAGATATCcttataatgttttaatttaaaatagatttacagTTTAATATGTTGAATTATCTCCTGGAAGGATGCTTAAATTGAATTTCAGGACGATATTTAATTTTACCATAAACTTATCACCTTTTTCCCTATATTCTTCtcttcacatatttatatattcactaatgaataaatgttagcttGTCCAAATATGCTATCAAGAGAAATGCCATCTCTTTAGAATGTATCAATTACAAATCtcctatttcattctttgttcttcaaaatttccaacctttctttctctttctgtctcttggatTAATATATGTCACAAAGTTACATACCCACGCATTCAGCTGCTGCAGAGTTTAATCAGTGCATAGTTACAAAAGGAGTAGATCAATGTTCATTGGGTGTATctggcacatttttaaaataagctcatGAATTTCCTGCTTGTAGATAACAATCAATTGCcagtaaaaatcaatttaattcaaTATTAAAGTTATGCTTTGCTAATATGGAGATAAACTTTGTACATTTACTTAATCTCGTTTACAGAATCTACAAATACTTCTAATTTGGAGAGCTATAATTACTTAATTatattgtctatttttaattacttaaatatgtatttcttatgtaaattttcattaattcttttacCCAGGAactcataaaaacatttttaaagtatcctAATTTCTTGTATATTGTAAAGTGCATTTATGCAAATATACTCCAAatattgttgatttttctttaactcaaaataattttgggatgcctgggtggcctaaatgcttgagcatctgccttcggctcagggtgtgatcctggggtcccgggattgagtcccacatcaggctccctgcatggagcctggttctccctctgcctgtgtctctgcctctctctctctgtgtctctcatgaataaataaataaataaataaataaataaataaataaataaacaaacaaacaaatatctttaaaaaataaaaaataaaaaactcaaaataattttaatctgtAAAGCCACTGAGGCTTCTAATTATTACACTGAGTGAACAGACAAGTTGGAAATAGTCAAAGAATCAATATTCAAGAATCAGATAGATCCAAATAAAcatccaaaaataaagaaatattattaatattgaaATCCTGTGTTTAAGCAGAAAAATGTGTACATACAGTTTggaattatacataaaaataattgcgGATTTTGTTTATTATGCATAAATTAATATGGACAAGATAATTTCCATCAGTCCATTAAAAATGGCAGGTATACCTTTGTAAACAATAACTAAGTAAAGATTAGGTGCTGAAATAGGTCAAGTAATAATCCTATTTAATTTAACActgctcaaataaaataaagatactctGTTAACTCATAGTAAACGTTTTTCCAAAGATGAAGATAATAAGCAATACTTCATCAAGAAGATAATATCTAAGTGGTTGggtgaatgggaaaaaaaataaatatgaaaaagttaaGGTGATGTGAGAAGATATAGTTTGTAGAAAAGGAATGTACAAAAAGctgtattaaaaatgtataactttggagcacctggatggctcagtctgttttGCATATGACTCTcaagttcagctcaggtcatgttctcagagttgtaagatgaagccctgtgtcagactccacattcagtggggagtctgcttgagattctctctctccctctgacccccccacctctaaaataaataaataaatctttaagaaataaaacatacagctttattgaaatacatAGCATTATAGAAACAATCTAAAATAGGTTTATTGAAAACAGAGCAAATAGAATTTGTTGTAGCAGAACACAGAAATGTGGTCATTGTTGCTAAACTTAGgtattatttactattttggcTGGGAAATTGGTGTGTACTATTTTTAAGGTTCTCTTTAAATTTTGTGATTAAGATTAATCTTAATGTGAAATCATTGCATATGTCCTTGTATCATTCCCAAATATTAGAAGAATTCTTGGTATATTCCAGCTACTTAACAAAAATTATTACATCCAGATCTTCCCTAAAGAGGAAGGTAGTGAATATTGGCCATGTAATTTTGAGGTTTTGCAAACAGAAGATCAACTGGATGGAGATCTGTGTTAAAAGCCGTCATAATTGGGCTCCTAACCTTTAACCTCCTGAAGTTTTATGGTCATTTTAaccatgtgttttaaaataaaatataatttatcagcTAATATTGTGCTGAGAGTGTGTCAGATTCATTTATACACTgatgagagaagcagaaagataaaaggaagttACAGACTTAGAGTCACATGAAAACAGAAAGTTTATTTAGCTTGGAAACAAAATAAGTGGCATTAAAAACATGTGAAATAAAGGTTGAGGTttgattttacaaataataacatTATCATGCCCGAGTCACCTGTCACAGAAGAGAACCTAAATGCTAGGTTTGGTGAGAgtaatcaaaaggaaaaacacactTAAGAAGTAAATACTAAAGATGTATCTATGGCTAATTGCAGTGGTGTATCTTTAACCTCCAGTGGTAGGGTCCAATATAGACAACAAACATGAGCTCATAAGATGGTGCCAAGCAGAGTgacaagaaacaaattttatttttaaatggttgttgccagctattttttttttttttttggtgccgaAACCTGGAATCGAACcagctatttttttctaacatgtatggtctcattcatttggggaatataaaaaaatagtgaaaggaaataaaggggaaaggagaaaaaatgagtgggaaatatcagaaagggagacagaacatgagagactcctaactctgggaaacgaactaggggtgatggaaggggaggtgggcggagggtgggggttactgggtgacgggcactgaggggggcacttgacgggatgagcactgggtgttattctatatgttggcaaattgaacaccaataaaataaatttatgaataaaaaatgcaACATATGGCATTGCAACATatgctattttcttatttcttaatttttatttttccctttaaaaattgtatgtggagacacctgggtggctcagcggttgagtgcctgccttcagctcatggtgtgatcctggagtcctgggattgagtcctacctGGGACTCCctgcctgctcctctctctgcctatgtctctgcctctgtctctctgtgtcactcatgaataaataaataaaacctttaaaaataaataaataaaaattaaaatgccatgtGTGTTAAATTTATCCCCTGAGGATAGGCTGATAACTTCATGTGATACCCATATGAAGTAGCTGTCTATTATTGATTGGTTCAGATGAACAGATCCTAATATTTTTGCTTGTGAAAACATCCTAATTCCTGCAGTGATTCTTCAATGGTGAAAATTGACATTCCAACACaaaaaaaagcaatgttttacattttgtcaCCAAATAGActttagaaaatctgaatatcGATAATACAAATATGAAGATATATCTAGTGGTGATTACTAGATTAGCTTTCTATctatagtatcaaaaatatatgtgATTATGAATGATATTAATAAGTGATTTCAATGTTTTCAAtcaaaaaataagaagtaaaagaaatgtaGAGGACTTCAATAATGGGGGACCAAGGACCTCCATGATCACtatatctttaataaaacaaatactttaaaaatgttaaatcatttttttcagagCTCTGGATATCAACCAAAAGTTAGAAACAATGTGAAGAGCAATAAAACTGATGAATTTTGGTAAGAATAACAGGATTTATGGCACTGTAACTTGACCTGATATCATCACAGTTCCCATAGTTGTACAATAGTCATGAAAACTAACAGTTTGACAATAATGTTAACTGCTACGTAGACACTGGATtgtgtagaatgagtttggactCCTAAGGATGTCCCAAACCCAAAGCAATCAATATATTCTATAAAACATAAGgatatatagcattttatatgatatcataattaaataaaaagacattaataaCATTGAAAATTCCCATGTACATGGATATTGAAAATTATCAAAGTAACGTGCTCCAAATgacaatataaattataaatactgGACAATGtgaactcaaaaaataaaataaattataaattttcatattaaaagtGATGTAATTTGTGGAAGTCATTAAAGAAGTTTAAGTGCTAATACTAGCCAAGACatagttaaaatatattacaaataattaGCCTTAAATACTCAAGAATGTATGAACGGGAGGCTACTATATGCAAGGCAGTGTACACGAATTATaaagagaaagccaaagaaatGGATGGGATTTTTAATATGATCTTTTATTCCATGCATGCAGAATGTGTTGATAGACTGATTCAGCTAGggacttttaaatgttttaagaggAGTTTATGTACCAGGTAAACAGCACAAGAAGGAATGAAATGAGCAGACTAAATCATGTATGCTCAGGAACCATCTGACTCATTCTCTTTGCTCTAGCTTCCTTATTCCACTTCCCTGTCATTACCCCTTTGTTACTTCTCTCAGTGAAAATGTAACTGTCATTATCACCTGTGCTCACCTTACTGGAGAAGAGACTAGGATGACACTAACGCTTCAGGGTCTAGGTGACAAGAGTTTCACGAATCATTTTTTACATACAGTTAATGTTAGCATCTGATTGTGTGCCTCTCTTCACTGAGATTTGG containing:
- the LOC112663663 gene encoding LOW QUALITY PROTEIN: olfactory receptor 5F1 (The sequence of the model RefSeq protein was modified relative to this genomic sequence to represent the inferred CDS: deleted 1 base in 1 codon); translated protein: MTRRNHTSLTEFILLGLADTMELQVILFLLFLVIYTLTVLGNVGMILLIRTDSQLHTPMYFFLANLSFVDVCYSSTITPKMLIDLLSEKKTISFAGCFLQLYFFIALATTECILFGLMAYDRYVAICNPLLYSLIMSRTVCLKMAAGAFTAGFLNSMVNTSYISSLPFCSSNVIHHFFCDSPPLFRLSCSDTRLNESIFSTFAGMNMVGALLVILTSYSYILFSIFHMHSGEGKRKAFSTCGSHLTALTLFYATAIYTYLRPSSSYSLIRTKWLLCSTQW